The Bacteroidota bacterium genome segment TTTTTCCGAGTTTTGGTAATGACCTTTGAGCCGCAAATCCAAGAATATTCTTTATTATTTTCGATGAAAAATGATGCGTAATCAGATAATTATAAATGCCCGGAGCTATGGCTGCCATTTGATTCAATGTGTCAACACCAGCAACCATGCTGGTTTTGAGCGGTATGCCCCGGCTATCGTGAAAGTGCTGCATAAACTCACTTTTAATGCGTGCCATGTCTATACCCGACGGGCATTCCGTTTTGCAGCCTTTGCATGAAAGGCAGAGATCAAGTATATTATTGATTTCAGCGGAGCGCCAGGCGTCTTTCAGCTCTGATGTTGAGAAAACTTCTCGTAAAAGGTTTGCTCGTGCCCGTGTGGAATGATGTTCGTCGCGGGTAGCCATATAACTGGGGCACATGGTGCCGCCGATTTTTTCAGTTTTGCGGCAATCAGCAGAACCGTTGCATTGCTCAATGGCTCTCAGAAATCCCAGAGTACCTGAAAAATCGAAATATGTATCAATCTCTTGAAACCCTTTACCTGCATCATATCGCAGACAAGTGTTCATGGCTGGTGTGGCAGTAATTTTTCCGGGATTAAAGATGCTGCCGGGGTCCCAGGCACTTTTAATTTTCAGCAACAAATCATAATTATGATTACCAATCATCAACGGGATGAACTCGCCTCTGAGCCGACCGTCGCCGTGTTCACCGCTCAATGAACCTTTGAATTTCTTTACCAGGCGAGCTGTTTCAAGCGCCACAGTACGAAATTTTTCAACACCCTCTTCGGTTTTTAAATTCAGAACAGGTTTTGTATGAAGCTCTCCTGTGGCGATATGAGCGTAATACACGCATTCCAAATCCAGTTTTTTGAGCATCAATTGAAATTCCTTCATGTATTGTGGCAACACCTGAACATCAACGGCAGTATCCTCAATAACACTCACGGGTTTTGCATCTCCGAGGACGTTTGTAAGCAGGCCCAGCCCGGCTTTCCGTAATGAATACACCTTATCGATTTCGTTTCCTGATACAACTGGAAAATGATATCCATAACCGGCGGCACGCATATTTTTTTCAAGTTCCGCGGTTGTTTTAAGAATTTCATCTTTGGTATCAAATGCAAACTCAACAAGTAAAATAGCCGCAGGCCGGCCTTGAATAAAGAACATATTTTTTTTCTGACCAATGTTCTCTGCAGCTCTGTTGATAATGGTTTCATCAATCAGCTCAATAGAAACAGGATTCAGTTTGAGTGCAATCAGGTTACCGTTGAACGCATCTTCAAGTGATGAGCAGTGCACACAAACAAGCACATTTTCTTTGGGTGGGAGCGGAACAAGGTTCAGTTTAATTTCTGTGATGAATGCCAGTGTACCTTCGGAACCCGCAATGAGCTTACAAAAATTGAATTTTTCAGATCCGTCGGTGAACGGCTCGCTATCAAGCAACAGGTCGATTGCATAACCTGTATTCCTGCGGTGAAGGCTTTTAGCAGGGTACTGGTTTCGAATTTCATTTTGATTTTCGGGATTTGAAAGAATTTCGCGGATATTTCGGTAAATATTGCCTTCAAGCGTGTCCTGCAGGCATTTCGCCTTGAATTCTTCAAGACTTAAAGCGGCGAACTCCGCTTCACTGCCGTCACTAAGAATCGCATTTACCGAGATGAGATGGTCGCGGGTACTTCCATAAACCAGAGAATGGGCGCCGCATGAATTGTTTCCGACCATCCCGCCAATCATGCAGCGGTTGGATGTGGAAGTTTCCGGAGCAAAAAATAACCCATGCTCTGACAGCAATTTGTTGAGTTCGTCAGGCACGACACCGGGTTGAACGCGTACCCATTTTTCCAGGGGATTAATCTCCAGTATATTGTTTATATGTCGTGAGAGGTCCACCACAATGCCTTTTCCAACCACCTGCCCTGCAAGAGAAGTACCGGCAGTGCGCGGAATCAGCGAAATTTTTTCAGCAGCAGCAAATTGAATCAGGCTTCTTATATCATCAATATTTTTTGGAATAGCAACGGCGGCAGGCTTTTCGCGATAAGCTGACGCATCTGTTGAATAAATAGCGCGTGATGATTCATCGGTCAGCAACTCGCCCGACAGTTTTGAACGAAGTGTAATTAAAGCCTCAGAAATCATGCTTTGGTGTGTATCTATGCTCATAGTAAAATATTGAGAATGCCGTTTTGCAGAGCCTGAAGTTCTGCCATTCTTCTGCTAAATTATAATAATTATAGGTGCCATGGTTTGGCAGATGACGTTTATTAGCGTTAATTTTGCCAAAACCCTAAAAACAATTCATTATGGCATTCAGGCTGCTCGATAAAAAATTCTCACGAAAGTGGTTTCTCAACTATAGTATGATTGTTATCGGCTCTTTCATCATGGCGGTCGGTTTCGTTTATTTTATCTCGCCCAATAAAATCGTTCCGGGCGGTGTTTTCGGGATTTCCATTGTCATACATTATGTTACAAAAGGCTTGTTTGACTTTGCTCCAGAGGGTTTGCCCGTCGGAGTTACAAGTCTTATTTTAAATATTCCGCTGACCATTATTGGCGTGAAAATCTTAGGGCCGAAATTCGGAACAAAGACCGTGATTGGTTTCGTACTTTCCTCCGTTTTTATTGATTTGCTTACTTATTTTCAGGGCGATAAAGCGTTGGTTGAAAATGATGTGCTGCTATCGTCCATTTTTGGCGGAGTACTGGTAGGATTAGGATTGGGCTTGATTTTTCGTGCGAAGGCGACCTCGGGCGGTTCAGATATTATTGCTATGATTTTTGGAAAATACACCAAACTCCCTATCGGACAATTGCTGATATACGTTGATTCTGTTATTGTTTTGCTTGGGCTTATTGCTTTTCGCGACTGGAAAATTCCGCTGTACTCGTGGGTGGTCATATTTATTTGCGGTAAGGTTATAGATGCCGTAATTCAGGGTGTGAATTATGATAAGGCGCTGTTTATTATTTCTGATAAATCAGACGAAATTCGAGATGCGGTAATCAATGATCTTGGGCGAGGCGGAACCATGATTAAAGGAACGGGCATGTATAAAGGCACAGAGAAAAATATTATTTTTACTGTGGTGAACCGTAAAGAAGTAACCGAATTGCAGGATTACGTGCGAAAAGTGGATCCGAACGCATTTCTGACAGTGATTGAAGCTAATGAAATTCTGGGTGAGGGTTTCAAGCCATTGGTGGAGAAATAGAATTCAGTACATGAAGTGAAAGAAAAATCGCGGAAATGAAAAAATATATTCTTGCGCTTGATCAGGGTACAACGAGTTCACGGGCTTTACTATTTGATAAAAATGCCTGTGTGGTTGCGATGGCACAAAAAGAAACGATTCAGCATTTTCCGTTTCCGGGATGGGTTGAACAGGATCCGCGCGAAATTTGGGCTAACCAGCTTTTTGTAGCAAAAAAAGTACTGAAAGATTACAACATAAAACCCGGC includes the following:
- a CDS encoding YitT family protein; the encoded protein is MAFRLLDKKFSRKWFLNYSMIVIGSFIMAVGFVYFISPNKIVPGGVFGISIVIHYVTKGLFDFAPEGLPVGVTSLILNIPLTIIGVKILGPKFGTKTVIGFVLSSVFIDLLTYFQGDKALVENDVLLSSIFGGVLVGLGLGLIFRAKATSGGSDIIAMIFGKYTKLPIGQLLIYVDSVIVLLGLIAFRDWKIPLYSWVVIFICGKVIDAVIQGVNYDKALFIISDKSDEIRDAVINDLGRGGTMIKGTGMYKGTEKNIIFTVVNRKEVTELQDYVRKVDPNAFLTVIEANEILGEGFKPLVEK
- a CDS encoding FAD-linked oxidase C-terminal domain-containing protein; protein product: MSIDTHQSMISEALITLRSKLSGELLTDESSRAIYSTDASAYREKPAAVAIPKNIDDIRSLIQFAAAEKISLIPRTAGTSLAGQVVGKGIVVDLSRHINNILEINPLEKWVRVQPGVVPDELNKLLSEHGLFFAPETSTSNRCMIGGMVGNNSCGAHSLVYGSTRDHLISVNAILSDGSEAEFAALSLEEFKAKCLQDTLEGNIYRNIREILSNPENQNEIRNQYPAKSLHRRNTGYAIDLLLDSEPFTDGSEKFNFCKLIAGSEGTLAFITEIKLNLVPLPPKENVLVCVHCSSLEDAFNGNLIALKLNPVSIELIDETIINRAAENIGQKKNMFFIQGRPAAILLVEFAFDTKDEILKTTAELEKNMRAAGYGYHFPVVSGNEIDKVYSLRKAGLGLLTNVLGDAKPVSVIEDTAVDVQVLPQYMKEFQLMLKKLDLECVYYAHIATGELHTKPVLNLKTEEGVEKFRTVALETARLVKKFKGSLSGEHGDGRLRGEFIPLMIGNHNYDLLLKIKSAWDPGSIFNPGKITATPAMNTCLRYDAGKGFQEIDTYFDFSGTLGFLRAIEQCNGSADCRKTEKIGGTMCPSYMATRDEHHSTRARANLLREVFSTSELKDAWRSAEINNILDLCLSCKGCKTECPSGIDMARIKSEFMQHFHDSRGIPLKTSMVAGVDTLNQMAAIAPGIYNYLITHHFSSKIIKNILGFAAQRSLPKLGKTTLKKWAAKNISKLNARIEMTFKGKVYLFMDEFTNYNDVETGIKTVQLIHALGYIVLTINHPESGRAAISKGMIRKAKTLAIRNVEIFKDIINSEIPLIGIEPSAIFGFRDEYPDLVGKDLQPAARKLAAHCMMLDEFLEQEVNKGFDFSSAFNDEKLEILLHGHCHQKAAASVASTVKMLSLPRNYSVETVPSGCCGMAGTFGFDKEHYEVSMKIGELVLLPTVREAKQQTVISAPGASCRMQIEHGTGRIVLHPVEILWNALLKSG